The following are encoded in a window of Rosa chinensis cultivar Old Blush chromosome 4, RchiOBHm-V2, whole genome shotgun sequence genomic DNA:
- the LOC112199872 gene encoding pentatricopeptide repeat-containing protein At2g01510, mitochondrial — protein MLQVCRRHSKLWLALSLSPISQFSSLDQTRKPEPIRLTITKQAFTAQLQSCSSHPNQLKQIHALILTTGISIKNSLLTHLITTFIILGDVSYARKVFDEMHKPRVFLWNTIIKAYVKYQDFMEAAAVYRRMKRLGVRPDDFTYTFVVKACAQLPWAGWAVAAHAVKYGLEFVVEVRTELVIMCVKYGELGLADFLFGTMVERDLVAWNAFVAACVQSGHAAKALHLFRRMRVAGVEPDAVTVVSAFSACGQLGCLETGEEVDGVMRQCGIVCNVIVDNARLDMYVKCGSVDMAEALFEDMHQRNVISWSTMVLGYAINGESRKALDMFSRMQKRGVAPNHVTYLGVLSACSHAGLVNEGKSHFRRMVQAGDKNIQPKIEHYACMVDLLGRSGHLEEAYNFIRSMPIELDTGVWGALLGACAIHQNVELGQHVADLLFELAPANGSYHVLMSNMYAAAGRWDCVDKVRLKMRKGGVKKVAAYSSVEFNGKIHIFYGGNRLHPESSEIYEKLEDLLRQVKNIGYTPNITSVFHDVGTEEKEATLSHHSEKLAIAFSLLNLQPECPIRVVKNLRICDDCHSFCKFVSEATKRVIIMRDKIRFHHFRNGECSCNNFW, from the coding sequence ATGCTGCAAGTCTGCAGAAGACATTCCAAGCTGTGGTTAGCTCTCTCACTCAGCCCAATATCCCAGTTCTCCTCTCTGGACCAAACCCGAAAACCCGAACCGATTCGTCTGACCATTACCAAGCAAGCCTTCACCGCCCAGTTGCAATCATGCTCCTCACACCCAAACCAGCTCAAGCAAATCCACGCCCTCATTCTCACCACCGGAATCTCCATCAAGAACAGCCTCCTCACCCATCTCATCACCACCTTCATAATCTTGGGCGACGTTTCCTATGCACGTAAGGTGTTCGACGAAATGCACAAGCCAAGAGTGTTTCTATGGAACACCATTATCAAAGCGTACGTTAAGTACCAAGACTTTATGGAGGCTGCGGCTGTGTACAGAAGAATGAAGCGTCTGGGTGTTCGCCCTGACGACTTTACGTACACGTTTGTGGTCAAGGCGTGTGCTCAGCTGCCGTGGGCCGGGTGGGCTGTCGCGGCGCACGCGGTGAAATATGGGTTGGAGTTTGTTGTTGAAGTGAGGACTGAGTTGGTGATAATGTGTGTGAAATATGGGGAGTTGGGTTTGGCGGATTTTTTGTTCGGAACTATGGTCGAGAGAGATTTAGTTGCTTGGAATGCTTTTGTTGCTGCTTGTGTGCAGAGTGGACATGCTGCAAAGGCTCTTCATTTGTTTCGCCGGATGCGTGTGGCTGGAGTGGAGCCTGATGCTGTTACGGTTGTGAGTGCTTTTTCGGCTTGTGGGCAGTTAGGGTGTTTGGAGACTGGGGAAGAGGTTGATGGGGTTATGAGACAATGTGGGATTGTTTGCAATGTAATTGTTGACAATGCGCGGCTTGATATGTATGTCAAATGCGGTAGCGTGGACATGGCTGAGGCTTTGTTTGAGGATATGCATCAGAGAAATGTTATTTCCTGGAGCACTATGGTATTAGGGTATGCAATAAATGGGGAGAGCCGCAAGGCATTGGATATGTTTTCGAGGATGCAAAAGCGAGGAGTTGCACCCAACCATGTCACGTATCTAGGAGTTTTATCCGCATGCAGCCATGCTGGGCTGGTGAATGAAGGCAAATCTCATTTTAGGCGCATGGTGCAAGCTGGTGACAAGAATATTCAACCGAAAATAGAGCACTATGCTTGCATGGTTGATCTCCTTGGTCGGTCAGGACATCTTGAGGAGGCTTATAACTTCATAAGAAGTATGCCAATTGAACTGGATACCGGGGTGTGGGGAGCTTTATTGGGGGCGTGTGCAATCCACCAAAACGTTGAACTGGGTCAGCATGTAGCTGATTTGCTTTTTGAATTAGCTCCTGCTAATGGTTCATATCATGTCTTGATGTCAAACATGTATGCGGCTGCTGGAAGATGGGACTGTGTTGACAAGGTGAGGCTCAAAATGAGAAAAGGAGGTGTTAAGAAAGTAGCTGCCTATAGCTCAGTAGAGTTTAATGGAAAAATCCATATATTTTATGGTGGTAACAGATTGCATCCAGAATCATCAGAAATATATGAAAAATTGGAGGATTTATTAAGACAAGTGAAGAATATAGGTTACACTCCAAATATCACCTCTGTGTTTCATGATGTGGGCACAGAGGAAAAGGAAGCCACACTCAGTCATCACAGTGAAAAGCTTGCCATTGCATTTAGTCTTCTAAATCTACAGCCTGAATGCCCCATTAGAGTGGTGAAGAATTTACGGATATGTGATGACTGCCACAGTTTCTGTAAATTTGTCTCCGAAGCGACCAAAAGGGTGATTATCATGAGAGATAAAATCCGTTTTCATCATTTTAGAAATGGTGAGTGTTCTTGCAACAACTTTTGGTGA
- the LOC112198426 gene encoding MLP-like protein 28: protein MALQGKVEAEIEIKAPADKFYNIFKSQAHHVPNTSQTGTITGVAVHEGDWETAGSIKIWSYAIEGEEGTFKEKVELDEVNKAIILNGLEGDVFQYYKSFKPVYQFTQKDEGRSIAKVSIEYEKLSEEVAAPDKYIRLMTNIVKDLDAHFIKA from the exons ATGGCTCTTCAAGGTAAGGTGGAGGCTGAAATTGAAATCAAAGCACCTGCTGACAAGTTCTACAACATCTTCAAGAGTCAGGCTCACCACGTCCCAAACACTTCTCAAACTGGCACAATAACCGGAGTTGCGGTGCATGAAGGAGATTGGGAAACTGCGGGATCTATTAAGATTTGGAGTTATGCAATAG AGGGGGAAGAGGGAACATTCAAGGAGAAGGTGGAGTTAGACGAGGTGAACAAGGCCATAATTCTGAATGGGTTGGAAGGAGATGTGTTCCAGTATTACAAGAGCTTCAAGCCCGTCTATCAGTTCACTCAAAAGGATGAGGGCAGAAGCATTGCCAAAGTGTCCATTGAATATGAGAAATTGAGTGAGGAGGTTGCAGCTCCAGATAAGTACATTCGCTTGATGACTAACATCGTCAAGGATCTTGATGCCCACTTCATCAAGGCATGA
- the LOC112198128 gene encoding uncharacterized protein LOC112198128, producing the protein MAAQSPCGWSWSSSTYDATTAKCSSSSSNLSSFYTKRRPRFTACSSSSKSPGSSGAKARLKKPAKLDSTGPSPTALVKTAKGDGPRSEKTVTALSFKSLSGKRSLWRRIFFASKKVRSILLLNVITVVYASNFSIVKEVEAVIDPAAFTVVRFAMSAVPFIPFVFRARGDVDTRNAGIELGFWVSLGYLMQALGLLTSDAGRASFLSMFTVIIVPLLDGMLGAIVPARTWFGALMSIVGVGLLESSGSPPSVGDLLNFLSAVFFGVHMLRTEHISRNTKKENFLPLLGYEICVVAFLSTIWYLIGAWSGGGLHDFNPSLWTGEMFWEWMVVFPWIPALYTGIFSTVLCLWVEMGAMRDVSATETAIIYGLEPVWGAGFAWFLLGERWGSTGWIGAALVLGGSLTVQIFGSTSPAEPSKDEMKAKKLTFPVVSDKHNGLSASPVIVSSRKDAPDLRSK; encoded by the exons ATGGCTGCCCAATCACCGTGTGGGTGGTCATGGAGCTCATCCACCTACGACGCCACCACCGCCAAATGCTCTTCCAGCTCATCGAATCTCTCTTCGTTTTATACAAAACGACGACCTCGTTTCACCGCCTGTTCGTCGTCTTCTAAATCACCCGGTAGCTCCGGCGCCAAAGCGCGGCTGAAAAAGCCGGCGAAATTGGACAGTACCGGTCCGAGTCCAACCGCATTGGTGAAAACCGCAAAGGGAGATGGACCCAGAAGTGAAAAGACGGTAACAGCCCTGAGCTTCAAGTCCTTGTCTGGGAAGCGATCTCTATGGCGGAGGATATTCTTCGCCTCCAAGAAAGTTAGGAGCATCCTTCTGCTTAATGTAATCACTGTAGTCTATG CTAGTAATTTTTCGATTGTGAAAGAAGTGGAAGCTGTGATAGACCCGGCGGCGTTTACTGTTGTGCGGTTTGCTATGTCGGCGGTTCCATTTATCCCATTTGTTTTCCGAGCAAGAGGTGATGTTGATACTCGTAATGCAGGAATTGAGTTGGGATTCTGGGTTAGTTTAGGGTATCTTATGCAGGCATTAGGACTGCTAACATCTGATGCTGGTCGTGCGTCATTTCTTTCTATGTTCACT GTGATTATCGTTCCCTTGCTTGATGGAATGTTAGGAGCAATAGTCCCTGCTCGTACCTGGTTTGGAGCCCTCATGTCTATTGTCGGAGTTGGGCTGCTGGAATCCAGTGGATCTCCCCCAAGT GTTGGAGATTTGCTGAACTTCTTGAGCGCGGTGTTTTTTGGGGTTCATATGCTTAGAACAGAGCATATATCAAGaaacacaaaaaaagaaaacttcTTGCCTCTGCTTGGATATGAG ATATGCGTTGTTGCTTTCTTATCAACCATATGGTACCTCATTGGGGCATGGTCTGGTGGTGGCCTCCACGACTTTAACCCATCATTGTGGACAGGGGAGATGTTCTGGGAGTGGATGGTTGTGTTTCCATGGATACCTGCACTGTACACAGGCATTTTCTCCACTGTTTTATGCTTATGGGTAGAG ATGGGCGCAATGCGCGATGTATCAGCCACAGAAACGGCCATAATTTATGGTTTGGAGCCTGTCTGGGGTGCTGGTTTCGCATGGTTTCTCCTTGGCGAAAGATGGGGTTCTACTGGTTGGATTGGTGCTGCTCTTGTGCTAG GTGGAAGCTTAACAGTGCAGATATTTGGATCAACATCTCCCGCAGAGCCTTCAAAAGATGAAATGAAAGCTAAGAAACTCACTTTCCCAGTGGTTTCGGATAAACACAATGGCTTATCTGCCTCGCCAGTTATAGTCAGTTCCAGAAAGGATGCTCCTGATCTGCGGAGTAAGTAA